The following proteins come from a genomic window of Nitrospira sp.:
- a CDS encoding DUF2062 domain-containing protein, which translates to MANSSHQPSAQRARSFRALLRQVLHLQESPQRTALAFALGVFIAFSPAYGLHTAMVVLCTWLFGLNFLALLAGALVNNPWTVIPILGATYWTGALLLGRTDQPNFDWQDMSFSGIYEQVLPYAAPFVLGGLVLSVLGALVSYPAAYLFFKKHRSAPTSPTTEPLPPPDQVG; encoded by the coding sequence ATGGCCAACAGCAGTCACCAGCCCTCGGCACAACGGGCCCGATCATTTCGGGCACTCTTGCGCCAAGTCCTGCATTTACAGGAGTCACCGCAACGCACCGCGTTGGCCTTTGCGCTGGGCGTCTTCATCGCGTTCTCCCCCGCCTATGGTCTGCACACGGCGATGGTAGTGCTCTGCACCTGGCTATTCGGTCTCAATTTCTTGGCCTTGCTCGCCGGCGCCTTAGTCAATAATCCCTGGACCGTCATTCCGATCTTAGGCGCAACCTACTGGACCGGCGCCCTCTTGCTCGGACGTACGGATCAACCGAACTTCGACTGGCAGGATATGAGTTTCAGCGGCATCTACGAACAAGTCCTTCCCTACGCTGCTCCCTTCGTGCTCGGAGGACTTGTGCTCAGTGTGCTCGGAGCCCTCGTGTCCTATCCTGCCGCCTACTTGTTTTTCAAAAAACATCGCTCCGCGCCTACCAGTCCCACGACCGAACCGTTGCCGCCCCCTGACCAAGTGGGCTAA
- a CDS encoding HD domain-containing protein translates to MESADRPNAPYDGSALIADPIHKYVTFTVPYAHPDPHEHTEKDLIDSPWVQRLRYIYQLQSARWVYPSAEHTRFVHSLGTMHVAGRFARHLYPFLKKVVKDVPSPNFVEEFLRVTALVHDIGHGPFCHFFDDNFLHTHGLTHERLGQIIIREHLAPLIKKIRRSPSGPFARGEELNPDQIAHLILKEKGKDNSRLPRWLNMLQPVISGSYTGDNLDYVLRDSYMCGVAVGPVDLTRLIHYTIVTEKGFTIHKTGLPSLQMFLNTRMYLYSNVYFHRTTRAIDIHLRDIFGQTMQLLCPKDPRKNMDRYRALTDWSLLEEVRGWAQSRHKARRQLGQEWARILGRDIKWKMAYSTTLKEKGQERGMAFPSHRHFEQQIAKELPSGLRRLPFRVDMALLDPRPDPKDHRDNPLYVYDPGTGQVSTEPLEECLDLLPTRLIQFRIYSPDHHHDAALSQAAATVLNKTPTSLESNY, encoded by the coding sequence ATGGAATCAGCAGACCGACCGAACGCGCCCTATGATGGCTCGGCGCTCATCGCTGACCCCATCCACAAGTACGTCACCTTCACCGTCCCCTATGCTCATCCTGATCCACATGAGCACACCGAGAAGGACCTGATCGACTCCCCCTGGGTCCAGCGGCTGCGATACATCTACCAACTGCAGAGCGCTCGCTGGGTCTATCCCTCCGCGGAACATACCCGGTTTGTGCATTCACTCGGGACGATGCACGTCGCGGGACGATTTGCTCGACACCTGTACCCGTTTCTCAAGAAAGTCGTGAAGGATGTGCCCTCTCCAAATTTCGTCGAAGAGTTCCTCCGTGTCACAGCCTTGGTCCACGACATCGGGCACGGGCCGTTTTGCCATTTCTTCGACGATAATTTTCTCCATACCCATGGCCTCACCCACGAGCGGCTAGGCCAAATCATCATCCGTGAACATTTAGCCCCCCTCATCAAGAAAATCCGCCGAAGCCCGTCCGGCCCCTTCGCAAGAGGAGAAGAACTGAATCCTGACCAAATCGCTCACCTGATCCTCAAGGAGAAAGGCAAGGACAACTCCCGCCTTCCTCGATGGTTGAACATGCTCCAGCCCGTGATCTCAGGGAGTTACACGGGAGACAATCTGGACTATGTCTTGAGGGACTCGTATATGTGTGGCGTGGCGGTCGGCCCAGTCGATCTGACACGGTTGATTCATTACACCATCGTGACGGAGAAAGGGTTCACCATTCACAAGACAGGACTTCCGTCCCTCCAAATGTTTCTAAACACCAGAATGTACCTCTACTCCAATGTCTACTTCCATCGCACCACCAGAGCAATCGACATCCATCTGCGGGACATCTTCGGCCAGACGATGCAGCTGCTCTGCCCCAAGGATCCGCGTAAGAATATGGATCGGTATCGCGCTCTAACCGATTGGTCGCTGTTGGAAGAAGTCCGAGGATGGGCACAGTCTCGCCACAAAGCCCGACGACAGTTAGGACAGGAATGGGCCAGGATTTTAGGCCGAGACATCAAATGGAAAATGGCCTACAGCACGACGTTGAAAGAAAAAGGACAGGAACGCGGCATGGCGTTTCCCAGCCATCGGCATTTTGAGCAGCAGATTGCCAAAGAGCTGCCGTCCGGCTTGAGACGGCTGCCGTTTCGAGTGGACATGGCCCTGTTGGATCCACGACCAGACCCCAAAGACCACCGAGATAATCCACTCTATGTGTACGATCCCGGGACGGGTCAGGTTTCGACCGAGCCGCTGGAGGAATGCTTAGACCTGCTGCCTACGCGACTCATCCAGTTTCGAATCTATTCTCCCGACCACCACCACGACGCCGCTCTCTCGCAAGCTGCCGCAACCGTCCTCAATAAGACCCCGACCAGCCTAGAGTCTAATTACTGA
- the thiL gene encoding thiamine-phosphate kinase — protein MARRQASPPLQEFALIRMLERRFARRTPGLVQGIGDDAAVIATSSPTWWHLTTDLLAEGIHFDMKSATPESVGYRAAMANLSDIAAMGAVPRYLLISLAIPKTWTRPHIHELYTGLMKACRLYNVTLVGGDTSASKAGLFLSITLVGATSRRLALFRHGANVGDHIYVSGTLGDSLAGLTLLMESTSSGPSRKKKSEFSSAHRAFLLRRHFRPTARVAEGQWLNERQLASAAIDLSDGLSGDLRHLCEASRVGAEVELDKIPISPACRAYARAIGVSPIQLALTGGEDYELLFTTPPRDCKKVEQQARTRGYRITHIGTIRPQWFGIQMMTDGRTQPLPVTSYEHFR, from the coding sequence GTGGCCCGCCGTCAGGCCAGCCCCCCCCTTCAAGAATTTGCACTCATCCGAATGCTCGAGCGTCGGTTTGCCCGTCGCACACCGGGACTTGTCCAAGGCATCGGCGACGACGCTGCCGTAATTGCGACCTCGTCGCCGACGTGGTGGCACCTCACAACGGACTTGCTTGCCGAAGGTATTCACTTTGACATGAAGTCAGCGACCCCTGAGTCCGTCGGATACCGGGCAGCCATGGCCAACCTCAGCGATATCGCCGCCATGGGAGCCGTCCCCCGCTATCTGCTCATCTCGCTCGCCATCCCAAAAACATGGACGCGGCCACACATCCATGAGCTCTACACCGGCTTGATGAAAGCTTGCCGCCTGTATAACGTGACACTCGTCGGTGGGGATACCTCGGCATCCAAGGCTGGACTCTTTCTCAGCATCACCCTGGTCGGCGCGACAAGCAGGCGCCTAGCACTGTTTCGACACGGTGCCAACGTAGGAGATCACATTTACGTTTCGGGCACGCTAGGAGACTCCCTCGCAGGCCTCACGCTCTTAATGGAGAGCACAAGCTCAGGCCCCTCAAGGAAAAAGAAGTCCGAGTTCTCTTCCGCTCATCGAGCGTTTCTGCTCCGTCGCCATTTCCGCCCTACTGCGAGGGTCGCCGAAGGCCAGTGGCTCAACGAGAGACAACTCGCCTCTGCTGCCATCGATCTGTCCGACGGCCTCTCCGGAGATCTTCGGCATCTGTGTGAAGCCAGTCGAGTCGGCGCAGAGGTGGAACTCGACAAGATTCCGATCTCACCGGCCTGCCGAGCCTATGCCCGGGCGATCGGAGTGTCGCCGATTCAACTCGCACTCACTGGAGGCGAAGACTATGAGTTGCTGTTCACCACGCCGCCACGCGACTGCAAGAAGGTTGAGCAGCAAGCGCGAACACGCGGCTATCGCATCACCCATATCGGAACGATTCGCCCGCAGTGGTTCGGGATTCAGATGATGACTGACGGTCGGACGCAACCTCTGCCGGTCACAAGTTACGAGCATTTCCGTTGA
- the prcA gene encoding proteasome subunit alpha: MPMPYYVSPEQMMQDKAEYAKKGIAKGRSIIAMEYVDGILLTADNPSASLHKVSEIYDNIAFAGAGKYSEFENLRKAGIRHADLKGFMYSREDVTGRSLANGYSQSLGTVFSQEMKPLEVEILVVQAGSNNHPNEIYRISFDGSIIDEKNFAVIGGKSEAVQTLLKENSPSQAPPLDAALKLCVTALEQTANQKLPPEGLEVAVLDRTRVGRKFRRVSIADVRFILSP; encoded by the coding sequence ATGCCAATGCCCTACTACGTGTCCCCTGAGCAGATGATGCAGGATAAGGCGGAGTATGCGAAGAAGGGGATTGCCAAAGGCCGCTCGATCATCGCGATGGAGTATGTCGACGGCATTCTGTTGACTGCGGATAATCCGAGCGCCTCGCTGCACAAGGTGTCGGAGATTTACGACAACATTGCGTTTGCCGGAGCCGGCAAGTATAGCGAGTTTGAGAACCTTCGAAAGGCTGGAATCCGCCACGCTGACCTCAAAGGGTTCATGTACAGCCGAGAAGACGTCACGGGCCGCTCTCTGGCGAATGGGTATTCTCAAAGCCTGGGGACCGTATTCAGCCAGGAAATGAAGCCGCTTGAGGTAGAGATCCTTGTGGTGCAGGCCGGTTCCAATAATCACCCGAACGAAATCTATCGTATTTCGTTCGACGGCAGCATCATCGATGAGAAGAACTTTGCGGTGATCGGCGGCAAGTCTGAGGCGGTGCAGACCCTGTTGAAGGAAAACAGTCCCAGTCAGGCGCCGCCCTTGGATGCCGCGTTGAAGCTGTGTGTTACAGCGCTGGAGCAGACGGCCAATCAAAAGCTGCCGCCAGAAGGATTGGAAGTCGCGGTTTTGGACCGAACCCGTGTCGGCCGAAAGTTTCGCCGGGTATCGATTGCCGATGTTCGATTCATCCTCTCTCCCTGA
- the pafA gene encoding Pup--protein ligase, with protein sequence MKQRIYGLENEYGLIFSPNGRIYLPMEKVLGYIFEGLIPNSWPSNAFLVNGARFYQDTGCHPEYSTPECDNILDLVIHDKAGERLLEACLPAAEERLREEGLSGEIYIFKNNTDSLGNTYGCHENFLMRRDVDFWKVTEQLIPFFVTRQVFSGAGKVLKVSGKPQYFISQRAQHIHEKTSSSTTSSRSIINTRDEPHSDAERYRRLHIIVGDSNMSEYATYLKVGTAALVLSMIEDGYTVHGLELEDPVKAIREVSRDPTLKKRVKLDDGRQMTAIEIQQVYLKRAREYLNEQAHEPFLDDVYDKWERMLQQLEEDPMQLIHQVDWVTKKHLIQSYVDKKNCGWDDPRVLLLDLQFHDVKRTRGLYYLMESRGLIERVVEEEVVQRAMSTPPQTTRAKVRGDFIRFARAKNRSYTVDWTYLKLNGYWEETILCMDPFSAVNRRVEELISQVSGGRFYR encoded by the coding sequence ATGAAGCAACGGATATACGGCCTCGAGAACGAATACGGCCTCATTTTTTCCCCCAACGGTCGTATCTATCTTCCCATGGAAAAAGTCTTGGGGTACATTTTTGAAGGACTGATTCCCAATAGCTGGCCGTCGAACGCATTTTTGGTCAATGGGGCGCGATTCTATCAAGATACCGGCTGCCATCCCGAATATTCGACTCCAGAGTGCGATAACATTCTGGACCTCGTGATCCACGATAAAGCGGGGGAGCGATTGTTGGAGGCCTGTTTACCGGCCGCCGAAGAACGGCTTCGAGAGGAAGGGCTGTCCGGGGAAATCTATATTTTCAAGAATAATACGGATTCTCTTGGGAATACCTACGGATGCCACGAGAATTTCCTCATGCGACGCGATGTCGATTTCTGGAAAGTCACCGAACAATTGATCCCGTTTTTCGTGACCCGGCAGGTGTTCAGCGGGGCGGGCAAAGTATTAAAAGTATCTGGCAAGCCGCAGTATTTCATCTCTCAGCGCGCGCAACATATTCATGAGAAGACATCCTCGTCGACGACCTCTTCTCGGAGCATCATCAACACCCGCGACGAGCCCCATTCAGATGCCGAACGCTATCGTCGCCTCCATATCATCGTCGGCGATTCCAACATGTCGGAGTACGCGACGTACCTCAAAGTGGGGACCGCTGCGCTGGTCTTGTCGATGATCGAAGACGGGTACACGGTTCATGGGTTGGAACTCGAAGATCCGGTCAAGGCGATCCGAGAGGTCTCACGGGATCCGACCCTGAAGAAAAGGGTCAAGCTTGATGATGGTCGGCAGATGACCGCCATTGAGATTCAACAGGTCTATCTCAAGCGGGCGAGAGAGTACCTGAATGAACAGGCGCATGAACCCTTCCTCGACGATGTGTATGACAAGTGGGAACGGATGCTCCAGCAGCTGGAAGAAGATCCAATGCAGCTTATCCATCAGGTCGATTGGGTCACGAAGAAACATCTGATCCAGTCTTACGTAGACAAGAAGAATTGCGGGTGGGATGACCCGAGGGTGCTCCTCCTGGATTTACAGTTCCATGACGTGAAGCGAACAAGAGGGTTGTATTACCTGATGGAGTCTCGAGGGCTCATCGAACGGGTCGTCGAAGAGGAGGTGGTCCAGCGGGCGATGTCCACCCCTCCACAGACGACCAGGGCAAAAGTTCGAGGAGATTTTATTCGGTTTGCACGGGCCAAGAATCGATCCTATACAGTGGATTGGACATATCTGAAGCTGAATGGGTATTGGGAGGAAACCATCCTTTGCATGGACCCCTTCAGTGCGGTGAATCGACGGGTCGAGGAACTGATTTCTCAAGTATCCGGAGGACGTTTCTACCGATGA
- a CDS encoding M23 family metallopeptidase has protein sequence MVEPSVLAVLVLFAGSLFVDLLSGSVPTAQGADGHYSGKQGHIIVVKVPTDDSTVRVQGKFLGRSVRFFLETRRDEPKGFIGLLGIDLQDEPGTHELAVEMNTADQSRTLMYRVTVVKEKFHVEHLTLPKDKVDLDDKAVARWKAEQEQVKTALATDSQVKLWQPGFVEPVNGRRTGIFGSVRIMNGQPRNPHNGEDISAPLGTDVLATNDGIVRLTVEHFFSGKGIFVDHGLGFYSMYFHLSEVLVKDGDQVKAGQVVGKVGATGRATGPHLHWGVKLNGARVNPYALLDLPFRGSTPSAVPVPVADSTVGVGPSVP, from the coding sequence ATGGTGGAACCTTCCGTGCTTGCGGTTCTCGTGCTGTTTGCCGGTTCTCTCTTCGTCGATCTCTTGTCTGGTTCCGTACCGACTGCGCAAGGTGCGGATGGCCACTATAGTGGGAAGCAAGGGCACATTATCGTGGTCAAAGTGCCTACCGATGATTCAACTGTTCGAGTCCAGGGAAAATTCTTGGGGCGATCCGTGAGGTTCTTTCTCGAGACGAGACGTGATGAACCAAAAGGATTCATCGGATTGCTCGGGATAGACCTTCAGGATGAGCCGGGAACGCATGAACTCGCGGTCGAGATGAACACCGCAGATCAAAGTCGCACACTCATGTACAGGGTGACAGTCGTCAAAGAGAAATTTCACGTTGAGCATCTCACGCTACCGAAAGATAAAGTCGATTTAGACGACAAGGCAGTCGCACGTTGGAAAGCTGAACAAGAGCAGGTCAAGACCGCCCTGGCCACAGACTCCCAGGTCAAGTTGTGGCAACCGGGTTTTGTGGAACCGGTGAACGGCAGACGAACTGGGATCTTCGGCAGTGTCAGAATCATGAATGGGCAGCCACGCAATCCGCATAACGGGGAAGACATCAGTGCGCCGCTCGGAACGGATGTGCTGGCGACGAATGATGGCATTGTGCGGCTCACCGTCGAGCATTTCTTCTCTGGGAAAGGCATCTTTGTCGATCACGGACTCGGCTTCTACTCGATGTATTTTCATCTATCCGAAGTGCTGGTCAAGGACGGCGATCAGGTGAAGGCCGGGCAGGTCGTCGGAAAAGTCGGGGCGACCGGTCGGGCCACGGGACCGCATCTCCATTGGGGCGTGAAACTTAACGGCGCACGCGTCAACCCCTATGCCTTGCTGGATCTGCCGTTCAGAGGCTCTACGCCATCGGCAGTACCCGTGCCGGTTGCTGATTCTACCGTCGGCGTTGGTCCGTCGGTTCCCTAG
- a CDS encoding SDR family oxidoreductase codes for MRLAHRVAIVTGGGTGIGEAIAKVFAREGAKVAITGRRQDELERVVKDIERTGGQALALPGSVTNEHDVQEAVATTVGTFGRLDILVNNAGNLFHTARLHETTDQIWDETFDVFMKGTFRFIRAVIPQMLQQGGGSILNISTVVGLKAIPGFEAHAYQAAKAGVIMLTKTVAVHYARQNIRCNCICPAGVVTPPIANMVKDPQIKAWFEGVHPMGRLGQPEEVAEATVYFASEESRWTTGSILSVDGGVTAA; via the coding sequence ATGAGACTCGCACACAGGGTGGCGATTGTCACCGGTGGAGGGACCGGCATCGGTGAGGCGATTGCCAAGGTTTTTGCTCGGGAAGGCGCGAAAGTTGCGATCACAGGCCGGCGGCAGGATGAATTGGAACGCGTTGTTAAAGACATTGAGCGGACAGGCGGACAGGCTTTAGCACTTCCAGGCAGTGTGACCAACGAACACGACGTGCAGGAAGCGGTGGCCACTACTGTCGGGACCTTCGGCCGTCTCGATATTCTGGTCAACAATGCGGGCAATTTGTTCCATACGGCGCGACTTCACGAGACCACTGATCAGATTTGGGATGAGACCTTTGACGTGTTTATGAAGGGGACGTTTCGATTTATTCGTGCGGTGATTCCTCAGATGCTTCAGCAGGGCGGCGGCTCGATCCTGAATATCTCCACAGTCGTCGGGCTCAAGGCAATTCCCGGCTTTGAGGCTCATGCGTATCAAGCGGCCAAGGCGGGTGTGATCATGCTCACCAAGACAGTGGCTGTGCACTACGCGAGGCAAAACATCCGTTGTAACTGTATCTGTCCAGCTGGCGTTGTTACCCCACCCATCGCAAACATGGTGAAGGATCCACAGATTAAAGCCTGGTTCGAAGGCGTCCACCCAATGGGTCGGCTCGGGCAGCCGGAGGAGGTTGCTGAAGCGACGGTTTATTTTGCATCCGAGGAGTCGCGCTGGACAACCGGGAGCATCCTGTCGGTGGATGGCGGTGTGACGGCCGCATAA
- a CDS encoding methane monooxygenase/ammonia monooxygenase subunit C, giving the protein MGSSTQTNTERGYDISQWYDTKAAKLGWLGMLAIGVFWVVYQRTFGYSHGLDSMTPEFESVWMGLWRFNILANAVFFATSIGWIWVTRDRNLANLDPKLELKRYFHWMGWLACYIWGVYYAGSYTLEQDAAWHQVIIRDTSFTASHIVAFYGTFPLYITCGVSSYLYAQTRLPLYSQATSFPLVAAIVGPMMILPNVGLNEWGHAFWFVDELFAAPLHWGFVTLGWCGLFGGAGGVAAQIVSRMSNLADVVWNSAPKTVLDPFPSQVNPNAKAGY; this is encoded by the coding sequence ATGGGATCCTCAACTCAAACAAACACAGAGAGAGGATATGACATTTCGCAGTGGTACGACACGAAGGCGGCGAAGCTCGGCTGGTTGGGGATGTTGGCAATTGGGGTGTTTTGGGTGGTGTACCAGCGGACGTTTGGGTACTCGCACGGTCTCGACTCCATGACGCCGGAGTTTGAGTCAGTGTGGATGGGGCTGTGGCGGTTTAACATTCTGGCTAACGCCGTGTTCTTTGCCACGTCAATCGGGTGGATCTGGGTGACGCGGGATCGGAACCTGGCGAACCTGGACCCGAAGCTCGAGCTGAAGCGGTACTTTCACTGGATGGGCTGGTTGGCCTGCTACATCTGGGGCGTGTACTACGCGGGCAGCTACACGTTAGAGCAGGATGCCGCGTGGCATCAAGTGATCATCCGGGACACAAGCTTTACGGCGAGCCACATTGTGGCGTTCTACGGGACGTTCCCGTTGTACATCACGTGCGGCGTGTCGAGTTATCTGTATGCGCAGACCCGGTTGCCGCTGTACAGCCAAGCCACGTCGTTCCCGTTGGTGGCGGCGATCGTGGGACCGATGATGATCCTCCCGAACGTGGGCCTCAACGAGTGGGGCCATGCGTTCTGGTTTGTGGATGAGTTGTTTGCGGCGCCGTTGCATTGGGGCTTTGTGACATTGGGCTGGTGCGGGTTGTTCGGCGGCGCAGGCGGCGTGGCCGCGCAGATCGTGAGCCGGATGTCGAATCTGGCGGATGTGGTCTGGAACAGCGCACCCAAAACCGTTCTCGATCCGTTCCCCAGCCAGGTGAATCCGAACGCCAAGGCCGGGTACTGA
- a CDS encoding ATP-dependent metallopeptidase FtsH/Yme1/Tma family protein yields the protein MFWTVLGLFIILLVNLWSMPTRGLEEQVIFSDFMAKLDKGDVGKVIIRGHHISGVLKDNSRLRTYSADYPDLVQVLREKDVQIEVKPPDESPWYMSFLVTWGPIAFCLGFWLFLMRRMQPGNTALSLVKSRARLLTDDRKKVTFADVAGIDEVKEEVQETVEFLKDPRKFQKLGGRIPKGVLVVGPPGTGKTLLAKAIAGEAGVPFFSISGSDFVEMFVGVGASRVRNMFEQAKKQAPCIIFIDEIDAVGRSRGAGLGGGNDEREQTLNQLLVEMDGFDTTEGVILVAATNRPDVLDPALLRPGRFDRQVVVNQPDLRGRTEILKVHTKKVPIAAGVELEKIARGTPGFSGADLENLVNEAALWAARQSKTEVGAVDFDMAKDKILMGPERKSMVLTDEEKRVTAYHEAGHALMAKLLPGTDPVHKVSIIPRGRALGVTMQLPTDDRHNYSKEFLYNTLAILMGGRVAEELVFKQSTTGAGNDLERATALARQMVCEWGMSETLGPLVFGQKEESMFLGRSFGSKRDVSNEMALEIDREIKRLVTENYERAKRVLTEQMASLKALAEALLEKEVLDASEIDAILVQSSSHAVLA from the coding sequence ATGTTTTGGACGGTGTTAGGCCTGTTCATCATATTGCTAGTCAACTTATGGAGCATGCCGACGCGCGGATTAGAGGAACAGGTTATTTTCAGCGATTTCATGGCGAAACTCGACAAAGGCGACGTCGGAAAGGTCATCATCAGGGGACATCATATCAGCGGTGTATTAAAAGATAATTCCCGACTTCGAACCTACTCGGCGGACTATCCTGATCTCGTCCAGGTGCTACGGGAGAAAGATGTTCAGATCGAGGTCAAACCACCTGATGAAAGCCCTTGGTATATGAGTTTTCTTGTGACCTGGGGGCCGATCGCGTTTTGTCTCGGTTTCTGGTTGTTCTTGATGCGCCGAATGCAGCCCGGGAACACGGCCCTATCCCTCGTGAAGAGCAGAGCCCGCTTGCTGACAGATGATCGAAAAAAGGTGACCTTTGCCGATGTGGCAGGAATCGATGAAGTGAAAGAGGAAGTACAAGAAACAGTCGAATTTCTGAAGGACCCGCGAAAGTTCCAGAAACTCGGCGGGCGCATTCCCAAGGGTGTGTTGGTCGTGGGCCCTCCTGGAACCGGGAAGACCTTATTGGCGAAGGCGATTGCCGGCGAGGCGGGCGTTCCCTTCTTCAGCATCAGCGGGTCGGATTTTGTAGAAATGTTCGTGGGCGTCGGGGCCTCTCGAGTGCGTAATATGTTCGAACAAGCGAAAAAACAGGCTCCCTGTATCATTTTTATCGATGAGATCGACGCAGTCGGACGGTCCAGGGGAGCGGGGCTCGGCGGTGGAAATGATGAACGTGAACAAACGCTCAACCAGTTGCTGGTTGAAATGGACGGATTTGATACGACGGAGGGTGTCATTCTGGTGGCAGCCACCAATCGTCCAGATGTACTTGACCCGGCTCTGCTGAGGCCAGGCCGATTCGACAGGCAAGTGGTGGTGAATCAGCCGGATCTCCGAGGCCGTACGGAGATCCTGAAGGTCCACACCAAGAAAGTGCCGATTGCCGCCGGCGTAGAGCTGGAGAAGATCGCTCGAGGCACTCCCGGTTTCTCAGGCGCCGACTTGGAAAATCTGGTCAATGAGGCTGCGCTCTGGGCTGCTCGTCAGAGTAAAACCGAAGTCGGAGCCGTGGATTTCGACATGGCGAAGGACAAGATCTTGATGGGCCCCGAGCGCAAGAGCATGGTGCTCACGGACGAGGAAAAGCGGGTCACCGCCTATCACGAGGCGGGTCATGCCTTGATGGCCAAACTTCTGCCTGGCACCGATCCTGTCCATAAAGTGTCGATTATTCCGAGAGGCCGCGCGCTGGGTGTGACCATGCAGCTACCGACCGACGACCGTCACAATTACTCCAAAGAGTTCTTGTACAACACGCTGGCGATCCTCATGGGAGGCAGAGTCGCGGAGGAGCTGGTCTTCAAACAGAGCACGACCGGTGCCGGCAACGATTTGGAGCGCGCGACGGCTCTTGCGCGCCAAATGGTTTGCGAATGGGGCATGAGTGAAACACTTGGGCCGCTCGTGTTCGGGCAGAAGGAAGAATCGATGTTTCTCGGTCGCTCTTTTGGGAGTAAGCGTGATGTCAGTAATGAAATGGCGCTGGAAATCGATCGAGAGATTAAGCGCCTCGTCACGGAGAATTACGAACGGGCCAAGCGGGTCCTGACCGAACAGATGGCAAGCTTAAAAGCGTTGGCGGAAGCGCTCTTGGAGAAAGAAGTGCTGGACGCATCGGAAATCGATGCGATTCTTGTACAATCTTCTTCTCACGCTGTCCTAGCCTAA
- a CDS encoding winged helix-turn-helix transcriptional regulator has product MVKQISSHSPCYCAVLRKAVRRVSVLYDGHLRSTGLKTTQFSLLGELNRHRQTPPTMNELAEYLVMDRSTLGHNLRPLLRRQLVALKPDGIDGRTRRVTLTAKGAAKFASAEKSWQKAQQEYETVIGKTAAVALRNALQKLATSAVL; this is encoded by the coding sequence ATGGTTAAGCAGATATCGTCACACTCTCCGTGCTACTGCGCAGTCTTGCGAAAAGCCGTTCGCCGCGTGTCGGTTCTCTATGATGGGCACCTCAGAAGTACTGGGCTTAAGACAACTCAGTTCTCATTGTTAGGAGAACTCAACAGACACCGCCAAACACCGCCGACCATGAATGAATTGGCAGAATACTTGGTGATGGACCGCTCAACGCTCGGGCATAACTTGAGACCACTTTTGCGCAGGCAGTTAGTAGCTCTAAAGCCTGATGGGATTGATGGACGGACACGGCGTGTGACGCTCACCGCAAAGGGTGCAGCCAAATTTGCCAGTGCGGAAAAATCATGGCAAAAAGCCCAGCAGGAGTATGAGACCGTAATAGGGAAGACCGCTGCGGTCGCACTGCGAAACGCCTTGCAGAAGCTGGCTACATCAGCCGTACTCTAA
- the prcB gene encoding proteasome subunit beta → MKLPYLPDHDGSSFFDFVSIHHPELALRSHGMAAVPDQVRAVGPVAVPSATTVLALKYQQGVVIAGDRRATEGFQIADRRIEKVFKIDDWSAMAIAGAAGPCIEMAKLFQTELEHYEKLEGVPLSCEGKANKLGQMVKANLPMVFQGLVVMPLYVGYDVKRGEGRIFKYDITGGRYEESDYHAIGSGGKDARNTMREHFKRQLSEGDAIKLALLALYNAADDDVGTGGPDLVRGIYPTAKVVTAQGIADVSDDTLRAVCNDVMAARRSRET, encoded by the coding sequence ATGAAACTGCCTTATCTCCCTGACCACGACGGCTCCAGTTTTTTTGACTTTGTCTCGATACATCATCCCGAGTTGGCATTGCGAAGCCACGGTATGGCAGCCGTTCCCGACCAGGTGCGCGCCGTTGGGCCGGTCGCTGTACCTTCTGCCACGACCGTGCTGGCTCTCAAGTATCAGCAGGGAGTGGTGATTGCCGGAGACCGCCGAGCCACGGAAGGGTTTCAGATTGCGGATCGGCGAATCGAAAAAGTCTTCAAGATCGACGACTGGTCGGCCATGGCGATCGCGGGGGCGGCCGGGCCGTGCATCGAGATGGCCAAGCTATTTCAGACCGAGTTGGAGCATTACGAAAAACTGGAAGGTGTGCCGCTCTCCTGTGAAGGAAAGGCCAATAAGCTGGGGCAGATGGTCAAGGCGAATCTTCCGATGGTGTTTCAGGGACTGGTCGTCATGCCGTTGTATGTCGGGTATGACGTGAAGCGTGGCGAGGGCCGCATCTTCAAATACGACATTACCGGTGGAAGGTACGAAGAGTCCGATTACCATGCGATCGGTTCAGGTGGGAAAGATGCCCGCAACACGATGCGCGAACATTTTAAGCGGCAACTTTCCGAGGGGGATGCGATCAAATTAGCCTTGTTGGCGCTCTATAATGCCGCGGATGACGACGTCGGGACCGGCGGACCTGACCTCGTGCGGGGCATTTATCCCACGGCGAAGGTCGTGACGGCTCAAGGCATCGCCGATGTATCCGACGACACCCTGCGTGCTGTGTGCAACGATGTGATGGCCGCGCGCCGTTCACGGGAGACGTAA